The proteins below come from a single Gavia stellata isolate bGavSte3 chromosome 8, bGavSte3.hap2, whole genome shotgun sequence genomic window:
- the FAIM gene encoding fas apoptotic inhibitory molecule 1, whose translation MTDLVAVWEVALSDGVHKIEFEHGTTSGKRVVYVDGKEEIRKEWMFKLVGKETFTVGAAKTKATINIDAVSGFAYEYTLEINGKSLKKYMENRSKTTNTWILSLGGTDYRVVLEKDTMDVWCNGEKMETAGEFVEDGTETHFSVGDHSCCIKAVSSGKRKEGIIHTLIVGDKEIPEAVE comes from the exons ATGACAGATTTGGTGGCTGTTTGGGAAGTAGCTTTAAGTGATGGTGTTCATAAGATTGAATTTGAACATGGGACCACTTCAGGAAAACGTGTTGTCTATGTTGATGGAAAG gaagaaataagaaaagaatgGATGTTTAAATTAGTGGGTAAAGAAACATTCACTGTTGGAGCAGCCAAAACAAAAGCCACTATTAACATTGATGCAGTCAGTGGCTTTGCATATGAATATACTTTGGAGATCAATGGAAAGAGCCTCAAGAAGTATATGGAGAACAGGTCAAAAACAACAAATACTTGGATACTGAGCTTGGGTGGTACGGACTATAGAGTTGTTCTAG aaAAGGACACTATGGATGTGTGGTGCAACGgtgaaaaaatggaaacagcG GGTGAATTTGTAGAAGATGGGACTGAAACTCACTTCAGTGTTGGTGATCACAGCTGTTGCATTAAGGCGGTCAGTAGTGGAAAACGGAAGGAAGGAATTATTCATACCCTTATTGTGGGTGACAAAGAAATCCCAGAGGCTGTGGAGTAG
- the CEP70 gene encoding centrosomal protein of 70 kDa, whose translation MTEVPWRTRGRTGDRELVLRTRFCLFFPFSQLQQEKAEWENLNKLLMRRGLKPVSLAAPQSCRNISDMIVLDSQSSLGIRLALKTLVEDTDRQQKMMEGLMEANRYLRDEIRQERGRASRQEQRANDLENVVKNIKSKICQLEDETIAKVCQQQNQVKELQKDQQVSQAKYQQQQEKLQEQEEIIAHLQKELCKVGMEEQRRVATQNKMLCQFCKRAPKSLLHQQFLCLIDYYESQISQMKKELKQYKKDEDQVQREVKSKEEFLNLDATPNYRALLTSFQRQLVEAKARSEQLLLENINLKKDLEIRPTAQELKLYKHQVKKLEKTLKKTTQSSGSSTGERIEEKKEPESITGVDQLQVVCQQYLQVLSRIDSILRSPRAPPLIYRRSKGPAQNCIKENGQECGFEHLPLTIEMWADQLMALKDLHRSLRKLSLELVPWHAADPQDNRESIRVEDLQFTVDAILEEIENKEKNSQTSSLPTLFAIVSHFQKLFDVNSLNGVYPRMNEVYTKLGEMTNAMRNLHELLALDSSAPPTVVVDTVGKLCDIINENVTEQVQHLLGTQDIHSIINKLEEHECFFPPFQALIQDLLCLLEISNLEDILPTVQNLKLVAS comes from the exons ATGACAGAGGTACCGTGGCGGACGCGAG GAAGGACAGGAGACCGTGAGCTGGTCTTGAGAACTCgtttctgtctcttcttccccttctcccaactgcagcaggagaaggcagaaTGGGAAAACTTAAACAAGCTGTTAATGCGTCGTGGGTTGAAACCAGTGAGTCTTGCTGCCCCccaaagctgcagaaatatATCAG ATATGATTGTCTTAGACAGTCAGTCTTCTCTAGGAATAAGACTTGCGTTAAAAACGCTGGTGGAAGACACCGACCGACAGCAGAAAATGATGGAGGGGCTTATGGAGGCTAATCGTTATCTTAG agatgaGATACGACAGGAACGAGGTCGGGCATCTCGACAAGAGCAACGGGCTAATGATTTGGAAAATGTGGTGAAAAACATTAAGTCCAAAATTTGTCAGCTGGAAGATGAGACGATAGCTAAAGTTTGCCAGCAACAGAATCAAGTCAAAGAACTTCAAAAAGATCAACAGGTTTCACAG GCAAAATaccaacagcagcaggagaagctgcaAGAACAGGAAGAGATTATTGCCCATTTGCAGAAGGAGCTGTGCAAAGTTGGGATGGAGGAGCAACGGCGTGTTGCCactcaaaacaaaatgctttgtcAGTTTTGCAAAAGAGCTCCCAAGTCTCTTCTACATCAGCA gtTCCTTTGCCTAATTGATTATTATGAATCTCAAATTAGTCAAATGAAAAAGGAGCTAAA GCAATATAAAAAAGATGAAGACCAGGTACAGAGAGAAgtaaaaagcaaggaagaattCTTAAATCTAGATGCTACTCCTAATTATAGAGCACTGCTCACG TCTTTCCAGAGACAACTCGTTGAAGCAAAAGCCAGGAGTGAAcagcttttgctggaaaatATAAATCTCAAGAAAGACTTGGAAATAAG aCCAACTGCACAGGAATTAAAACTGTACAAGCACCAAGTGAAGAAACTAGagaaaactttaaagaaaactacCCA ATCTTCAGGGAGTAGTACCGGAGAaagaatagaagaaaagaaagaacctGAGAGTATCACAGGAGTAGATCAGCTGCAGGTGGTTTGCCAGCAATACTTACAG GTTTTGTCTCGTATTGATTCTATTTTGCGAAGTCCACGAGCTCCTCCATTAATATACAGGCGCAGTAAAGGGCCAGCGCAAAATTGTATTAAAGAGAATGGACAGGAATGTGGATTTGAGCACCTTCCACTTACTATAGAAATGTGGGCAGATCAGCTAATGGCCCTAAAG GATTTGCATAGGTCCTTGAGAAAACTGTCTCTGGAATTGGTGCCCTGGCACGCTGCAGATCCACAGGATAACAGAGAATCCATACGAGTTGAAGACCTCCAGTTCACAGTAGATGccattttggaagaaatagaaaataaggaaaag AACAGCCAGACATCGTCCTTACCAACCCTGTTTGCAATAGTCTCTCACTTCCAGAAGTTGTTTGATGTGAATTCTCTGAATGGTGTTTATCCACGAATGAATGAGGTTTACACAAAGCTTGGGGAAATGACCAATGCTATGAGAAATCTCCATGAGCTTCTGGCACTAG aCAGTTCAGCTCCACCCACTGTGGTAGTGGATACTGTTGGGAAACTGTGTGACATAATTAATGAGAATGTGACTGAGCAGGTACAGCACCTTCTGGGGACCCAAGACATCCACAG TATAATCAATAAGCTAGAAGAACACGAGTGCTTCTTTCCACCATTTCAAGCTCTCATTCAAGATTTGCTCTGTCTTCTAG AGATCAGTAACCTGGAGGATATTTTACCTACTGTGCAAAATTTGAAATTGGTAGCTAGTTAA